The genomic window caaataataaatgtTGTTACATATGAAAATCAGGCTATAGATAACTACCTTTAAAAGAATATAAACTACTCATTTATTTGTCTTCTATTAAATTCTGCTTTCAATCCCCtcttataaaacaaataaaaaataacatgatatttcaaaacattttgaggaaataaataactttttgtTTTGCTCTTGCATTCTTTACAATATTGCATATTAGTCCTATTTATGTATAACTATAAGAGGCGCAAATCATATAACTTTGAAGAGCGTGAATGGTCTAGCATAAGAACAAATGAGTCTAATATAGTTGATGAATAACAAATGAGTATCCACCAAATTAGTACCTATGAATTTTTGACATCCACcactactaaaaaaaaacatcCACCAAATTAGTATCAAAGACAATTTGTTATTGATGTTGATGAAtaacaaatacaaaatttaataatattacaCACCTAAAAAAACTTTAGTAGTTGatgaataataaatataatgtttTAAACTTGGCTGGAGTTCAATTTTAAAACTTATATGTCCATCAAGGTGTTTGACCTAAAGTCAAACCatgaatgatataaaaaaaataaaaactacaccATAAATCCTTTTGCCGATTTTATAGGATTGTTAGGTCCAACTCAAAATTCTAgtcaatataaaatataatccTATGAGATGCTATGTtagtataatataaaagatagtATTAGTTAATACTATATATCTAATAATATTcttactaaatattttattcgatcttttttataagaaacaattcaTTTTTTGATTTATTCAATAACCGATATATCTTATATATCCAAGTACACCAATATTCGATAAAtctaaaagataattttttttaggcaaaaaGATAAATTGTTTCTTATTAGTAGTATATTATGCACCTATAATtctttaatattaaaaatttaaaaatatataaaagactTGTGAAtgaaaagataataataatgtgGTGAAATTTTGTTGTTAGGACAAAGTGACAAACTTTACGACATGTACGCAAAGATCACCGTCAAAATATTTGTCAATTCCACGTCAttaacaaacttttaaaaacaaaacttaaaatTCCCAAACTAACCTCAAAATATTATCTATTCTCATTCAactccttttttcttttctttctattttttcctCGATATATACGAAACCAACTGAAGCAACAAACTCAGAAagcaaaacttcattttttttctctttcgcTTTCTCTGGAAAAATCATCGTCGTCGTTTTTCCATTGTCATTGTCGTTTATATTGTTTCAGTTTTCATGGAAAGAGTTGTTGGTGGAAAGTATAGAATTGGTCGGAAAATTGGTAGTGGATCATTTGGTGAAATTTATATTGGTAAGAATTAACacacaaatttcattttttttcattcattttacatgtttatattaaattaaattatattttatttatttttgttttgattatgaTAATTTTTAGGGGCACATATTGTGACTTCTGAGCTTGTTGCCATTAAGAAGGTGAGTCTATGGAAATTGTTACTTAAATTTTTGGATATTTCTGacaaaaattttcattttttgtctttttgttgTAATAAttgtgattatattttttactatattGTTGTATTTTAAATATGAAGAGACCTATGTTATGTTAATTAATGTCATGTTAGAGTAATTTGAGCTAGGAAAGTGTATGCAATCTTTGTTAGTTTTTTAAAGATGAGTAGTTGTGGTGATTAGAGGAAATTAGAGATGCaggatcaaatttaattaagtagttaaccaagacattgaactcaagtggttaatgagtttctcGTAGGACGAATCGTTTGGGAGAAGCCGAGGTGGAAACAATTCTTGGccagattttacttaccttGCGGCTGAACTTTGGATTACTGAGGCTCATTCCCCTGAGAATCAGAGAGTTAAtaccgatttttttttatttaagtagTTGCATTGTTTTAGTCATATTTTTCTTTGGGCTTTAGTGTTTGCCAATGTCGACATATCAATCTTGTGTCTAGTGTtcgattcaaaaaaaaattccgtGTCTAGTGTCTatgtgtctgtgcttcatagataaAATTTGTTCCTAATTTAAACAAGGTGCGAGTTTCTTTCATGGGGTGCGAGCGAGGTATAGGGAAGAGAGGAGTAGACAAGGAAGAATGAGAAAGTAATAGATGTGATGAGTAATATGTGCTACATGATTGATTATATTGGGATTCGATCTCTGACTGAAACAATCTTTGGTTAGACTTTACTTACTTTGCAGTTGAATTTCGTATTACTAGGCCTCTTTCCCATAAAAGTCGAATGGTTGACACAAAAAAGGATTATATTCAAGGCTTAAATACAGTTTTACTTCCTGCTCTATCCTTAAGATTTTAACACTTTTAGTATTCACATGTTTAAGGGATTAAAAACACTTCATAGAGTGTATTTATGACTTTGTGATGATTTATAATAAgccatgttattgttttatagGAGAGCAAGAAAACCAAACAACCACAGCTACTATATGAGGCAAAGTTATATAATATTCTTAAAGGAGGAAGTAAGTTATAAAAGCAGTACCTGAATTTATGTTGAATCTGAATGTCCTTACAGTATTTTCCCGTTGTTTTCTCAGTCCTAATTCTAATTCATCATAGTCATGGAATTTAAGGTGGTATTCCAAGAATGAAATGGTTTGGTACTGATGGAGACTATAATGTTCTAGTTCTTGAACTTATGGGACCGAGTCTCGATGACCTCCTTTACTACTGTAGTGGCAAGTTTTCGCTAAAATCGGTTTTGATGTTGGCTGATCAGATGgtaatcattcattcatttcatgACTTGTTACATATTTATAGCATAAACGcatatcatataagtgcttatgtatatgCTATTTCTataaagaaagataaaataaactcaaactgttttcatataagctgtTTTCGTAAGCTATCCTtgagagtttatgaaaataagctgaaaacaggtTGTGGACATGTAATAAGCTGTTTTCACAAGCTCTTCCAAATAGTCACAGAAATACTTATGTCAGGAGATAAACTAAAATAAGTCGATCCATACATAGAATAAGCCTTTTTTATTTCTCTGAATACAGCTTACGAGGATAGAGTTTCTACATTCGAAGGGATTACTGCACAGAGATATCAAACCAGATAACTTCCTCATGGGTCTTGGGAAGAAAGCAACTCAGGTAGCTAGCTTAATTAGTATATTTTTTCCTGTGTATAATTCCTCTTTATActtccaatttttaatatatgataATTTATGAAATATGTTACCCTCGCAGGTTTGTATGATTGATTTTGGACTTTCAAAAGGATATAGGGATCCTATCAGTTACAAGCATATCCCTTACAGGTATAAGAATTTTCTGTTTCAACTTTTCTGTTGCGAGTCTTTTCTCTTGatgaaaattaaattcatttacaTAATAACATGTTAatgaattaaattcattttgaattttggaTTCATTTTTAGTGTCTTATGCCttaatgttttgttttactTTGATAAATTCATCCAGAGAGAACAAAAACTTAACAGGAACAGCGCGTTATGCAAGTTGCAATACTCATAAAGGAATTGGTGAGTACTTAAAGAATTTCGCCTTCTTTATATGTAACCAACAattttctctctaaattttGGTTTTACTTCTTCAGAGCAAAGTCGCAGAGATGATTTGGAGTCTCTTGGCTATGTTCTTTTGTACTTTTTAAGAGGAAGGTACGTCTCACCCTAATGATTGTACTGTCACCACTTTTTGTGAGTATCAGTTGCTCCGAGTTTCTTTAGGTAAATGTAGGGCTTAACTATATGGTTCTTGCATTTTAGCCTTCCTTGGCAGGGTCTGCAAGCTGCCACCAGAatgcaaaaatatgaaaaaatttgCAATATGAAGTTCTCAACTCGTGTTGAGGTATACGCATCTTGTTTCCCCTTGTTACATTCTCCCTCCGGAATTGAACATAAGTGAAAAAGTACATCTAAAATAGTTTCGTGACTACAAACTTCTTGTTCTTAGGTACTTTGCAAGTCATATCCCGTGGAGTTTGCGTCTTACTTTCATTATTGCCGCTCCTTGTCATTTGATCAACGACCAGATTATGGATATTTGAAGCGACTGTTTCGTGAATTGTTCACTTCTAAAGGTATTAAGTGAATGTTTATCATGTTCAAGTACTGACTTGTTTAAGATGTCAATTGACATACACGTTGGTTGATTAATTTTGTCCGATTGCCATTAAATGTCATTGTATCATTGTTTGCGCTCTATTCGATATCAAAGCATAGTTAAGATTAAAGCTGGTCCATGTCCCGAGCAATTTAGTCTGTGAAATTGATAATTCTCGATTTCATTGGTCCTTCTGAGACAGTTTTATGGGACAAAATTGACTGATCCAGAAGGTCTTCATACAGTAGAGGGttttaatttcattaatttCAGAGACTAAAGTGTCTGATTCCTacaatttcaaaaactaaacCGATACGTAATTCAATTCTTATATATACGTCatctattaatgcaattgaatcTTGTTTGGCAGGATATGAGGCTGACTATTTATATGACTGGACGATTTTAAAATATCAGGAGATTCAACAGGCAAAGGAACAAAATCTATCAATTGTGTGTGATTCCTTAATTTGCCGTGTTTGAATTTCCATTTTGATTGGATTTCCTGTTAGtgttattatatttgtattcaatCTTTGTTCACCTTTTGCATGGCTAAATTTTCAACACAGCTGCTCGAAGTTCTAACCACTTTTCTCCATTGTGACATATTAAGTTATAACTTTAAAAACCTCGAAAACATTttagtttctattatttttatttttcctaattTTATTTGTAGGAACGTGAAATGTTATATGGATTTTATGATAGCTTATGCATTAATTTTGTACtgattttgtttaatttctCACTCACAACTCGTAGGCTCCAGTTGCTATGCCTACCAGTCTTGAGCCAGTGGATGTGGATGAGCATACAGGTAACTTCATCCTTGTGGATGAAAAATTAAGGAGCCGTCTACTTTGTAAAaccattttctattttcattttccttgttaacaaataaaactaaaactaaaaccattttcaattttttttttgaaaaagcaaaccattttcaatttttgctttTAGTCTATGTAAAATTTCTTGTTTTAGTGCCGAAATGATTTTACTTTTAGTCTATGCACATTAGAACACTTTATAATGACTTTAGTTCCGTTTTCAGAAGTCAATGATTGTACTCAAAATGCTGTGGCAAAACCAACAATCTATACCGATCGCCCGCGTGTTTGTATGAAGCTCAGGGTAGCTGTTGAAAATACCGATCTTGATGATGAGATTGAAACAGATAAACAGGTATTTGTACCTCTATGCATAATACAGTTACAAATTAAGCTATGCCGATATTTTAGTTTGATGTATATTTGACTGAAGTAATTAAATTGAATGAGATATGATTTTTGCAGAATGTGAATACTAGTTTACCTATTTCCACTGTCACGCCTATAGTGTCTACAGAAAATGTCGCAAAACCAGAAAGCACTGTAGAAGTCTCAAACCCGGATGGCGTGTTAGGGAGTAAATGTGGTGTTCCAGATGATGTTGTTCCTTCACTACGCCGAGTTTCATCCATCAATTAGAAGGTAAGGGAACCACTAACCCATAATTTGAACTCACACTCTTAGTATCACAAATTCTACCTAACAAAGAGGTATCAAAGCTTGCCAACCCAACTCACTTTGGTTGGCTCACGGGTTACAATCCATATTGACATCTCTGTAGAATGTTTTACTGACCAGCTTACTTGGTTTGTTTCTCAGTGTTGGGTGCAGAAATTTGAAATATTCAGGATGAAAAAATTCGCTTTGTTATGAAGCTTCATTGAGCCTAAGGAGAAGCATGATTTGAAGTTGATCAAAGTGTTTTGACCTGTTTTTTAAGAGATCTCGGTTGAGGGCTCTAAGTGCACTACTGATGGTGTATAAGAAACTCCAAGAAAGTTGAAGGAAGTTCTGAAGTTGATTGACTTGCCAGTCGCCAATTTTCGAAGAAACTGCTGCTTATTCGAAATTGGAAGACAGTTACCAACCGTTACAAAAGCAACAGAATAAAAAATTGCCAAGGCATTAGTTTCTTTTAGTTATAGTTTGAATTAAAATCTTGTTAGATAATAGATATACCTAGACAGTTGCTACATTGCTTGGAAAATATGTGTTAGGCTCTTAAACATGGTagttaattacttaattatCTTATAAATTCTAGTATCAGATATATAATAGGGGCTGAAGTTCTCACACTAATAACCTCACATGCCTACCATAGGTTAtgtactttgaatttttttcaatcatttcctcgtattttttttatgacagTGTTAGGATTAGTTGGAGTTTATCATAGGTAGTTGCAAGTTGGTTAGGACTAGTTGAAAGTTTGTGAAGATTAGTAAACTTAGTTAGGATCATTGTATAAAGTGTACCTTACACTTATTGTAATCAACTTTTCTCATTGTATCAATTCGAAATAATCAATCTTTCTCTCAATTAGTTTTTCTCTTTGTTGAGCTCTATTATGCTTTGTGAATTTTGTTTCTGCGTGTTGACATTGTTATATGGAATCTTGTTTTGAGTACTCAACCTATGAGTGCCGATCTTATATCGCCAGAAATTGATCTTGAATCTTTTAAATCCGTCAACTTGTGTAATCTCTAGGGACCTAGTTTTAGTCCTAAATTTCATTTCAAACTCATTTGTTTCTGCGAAAATTCAACGACAACACTCACACATGGACTTTGAAAGAAGCCAAACCAGACGAACAAGAGTCATGACAAAGGAAGATACCTTGAAGGAGGCGTGTGATTGGCCTAGGAGGATTCTCTTGGTAGTTGAAATTCCATTTTCCACTGTATTATGATGACACAGAGTTCTCTTATATTGATGATTTCTTGTGTATATTTACTTGTTTTTGGTTTCTATCAGATGATGACACAATCTTTCTTTAGTTACAGTCACTAACACATtagcttttgtttttcttctcttttttcatAAACATGAGTTATCTCATCCTTATCTTCTTTGATATCTGCTATTAGGTTGATAGGAAACCGAGATCCGACTGAAACCTGTTTTCACTGTGGGGTTGGTTCACTTCATGTCCACCGGCCACTTTTTCA from Trifolium pratense cultivar HEN17-A07 linkage group LG1, ARS_RC_1.1, whole genome shotgun sequence includes these protein-coding regions:
- the LOC123902885 gene encoding casein kinase 1-like protein 3 isoform X3, with translation MERVVGGKYRIGRKIGSGSFGEIYIGAHIVTSELVAIKKESKKTKQPQLLYEAKLYNILKGGSGIPRMKWFGTDGDYNVLVLELMGPSLDDLLYYCSGKFSLKSVLMLADQMLTRIEFLHSKGLLHRDIKPDNFLMGLGKKATQVCMIDFGLSKGYRDPISYKHIPYRENKNLTGTARYASCNTHKGIEQSRRDDLESLGYVLLYFLRGSLPWQGLQAATRMQKYEKICNMKFSTRVEVLCKSYPVEFASYFHYCRSLSFDQRPDYGYLKRLFRELFTSKGSSCYAYQS
- the LOC123902885 gene encoding casein kinase 1-like protein 3 isoform X2, encoding MKWFGTDGDYNVLVLELMGPSLDDLLYYCSGKFSLKSVLMLADQMLTRIEFLHSKGLLHRDIKPDNFLMGLGKKATQVCMIDFGLSKGYRDPISYKHIPYRENKNLTGTARYASCNTHKGIEQSRRDDLESLGYVLLYFLRGSLPWQGLQAATRMQKYEKICNMKFSTRVEVLCKSYPVEFASYFHYCRSLSFDQRPDYGYLKRLFRELFTSKGYEADYLYDWTILKYQEIQQAKEQNLSIAPVAMPTSLEPVDVDEHTEVNDCTQNAVAKPTIYTDRPRVCMKLRVAVENTDLDDEIETDKQNVNTSLPISTVTPIVSTENVAKPESTVEVSNPDGVLGSKCGVPDDVVPSLRRVSSIN
- the LOC123902885 gene encoding casein kinase I-like isoform X1, which gives rise to MERVVGGKYRIGRKIGSGSFGEIYIGAHIVTSELVAIKKESKKTKQPQLLYEAKLYNILKGGSGIPRMKWFGTDGDYNVLVLELMGPSLDDLLYYCSGKFSLKSVLMLADQMLTRIEFLHSKGLLHRDIKPDNFLMGLGKKATQVCMIDFGLSKGYRDPISYKHIPYRENKNLTGTARYASCNTHKGIEQSRRDDLESLGYVLLYFLRGSLPWQGLQAATRMQKYEKICNMKFSTRVEVLCKSYPVEFASYFHYCRSLSFDQRPDYGYLKRLFRELFTSKGYEADYLYDWTILKYQEIQQAKEQNLSIAPVAMPTSLEPVDVDEHTEVNDCTQNAVAKPTIYTDRPRVCMKLRVAVENTDLDDEIETDKQNVNTSLPISTVTPIVSTENVAKPESTVEVSNPDGVLGSKCGVPDDVVPSLRRVSSIN